Proteins encoded together in one Chitinophaga sp. LS1 window:
- a CDS encoding RagB/SusD family nutrient uptake outer membrane protein, whose amino-acid sequence MQSKIIYIYIFLLLGLCSCSKILDKTDLSGIDETAWNNESTATLYLNRLYDIAMPTWPNLQGSATIPTAIHDLADDYNGGDSKLWYGTLSVDNITDFYGGNASNNAWAYIRKINILLTEIDKGTLDIDTRTKIKSQAYFLRGWIYFQLVKLYGGVPYLNHPQDWITEDLYVKRNKTSECIDSIARDFDMAAGCPASWGSADRGRITRGAALGIKGRMLMYWASPQFNPNSDQTRWERAYQANRNAYDTLLIDGYALYSSYANIWLDEGSGNKEVIMLRSFDGANKASTFDDAARPYSESNGGGGSYQPTWDMVKSYPTKDGKSIDDATSGYDSVYFWKNRDPRFDATIAYNGCTWPLSNKTNRRQWNYTGMTDDKSKPCVTGFYCRKNCNTATIKDNTKLGKTDWIELRLGEVMLNLAECANATGRTQEAYDMLIALRKRAGINPGSDNMYGLQTGLSQEALRTVILNERRIELAFEGKRYDDMRRNKLFDKLNGTTRKVLTIAVKAPYTVAILEKTDSEGIMLRDKLDINGTDYTTYFTATVGNLDTQQPINYPSNYYFYGIPTSNIQRNPSLEQTQGWNSGTFNPYE is encoded by the coding sequence ATGCAAAGTAAGATCATCTATATATACATCTTCCTCCTGCTGGGGCTTTGCTCCTGTTCCAAGATACTGGATAAAACCGACCTCTCAGGTATTGATGAAACGGCCTGGAATAATGAATCTACAGCTACGCTGTACCTGAACAGGCTCTATGACATCGCCATGCCTACATGGCCCAACCTGCAAGGGTCCGCTACTATACCTACAGCTATTCACGATCTGGCAGACGACTATAATGGTGGTGATTCCAAGCTGTGGTATGGCACGCTGTCAGTTGACAATATCACTGACTTTTACGGTGGTAATGCGTCTAACAATGCATGGGCATATATCCGCAAGATCAATATCCTGCTGACTGAAATAGATAAGGGTACCCTGGATATAGATACCAGAACCAAAATCAAGTCACAGGCATACTTTCTCCGTGGCTGGATTTACTTTCAGCTGGTGAAACTCTATGGTGGGGTACCTTATCTGAACCATCCACAGGACTGGATCACAGAAGATCTGTATGTAAAGAGAAATAAGACTTCTGAATGTATAGACTCCATCGCAAGAGATTTTGATATGGCAGCGGGTTGTCCTGCCAGCTGGGGTAGTGCTGACAGAGGTCGGATTACCAGAGGTGCGGCATTAGGTATCAAGGGCCGTATGCTCATGTACTGGGCAAGTCCGCAGTTCAATCCAAACAGTGATCAGACCCGTTGGGAGCGTGCTTATCAGGCAAACAGAAATGCGTATGATACCCTGCTCATAGATGGTTATGCTTTATATTCGAGTTATGCAAACATCTGGCTGGATGAAGGCTCTGGCAACAAAGAAGTAATCATGCTGCGTTCATTTGATGGCGCCAACAAAGCCAGTACATTTGACGATGCCGCCCGTCCTTACTCAGAGTCCAACGGGGGCGGTGGTTCGTACCAGCCTACCTGGGACATGGTAAAATCATATCCTACCAAAGATGGCAAGTCTATCGACGATGCAACATCCGGGTATGACTCCGTATATTTCTGGAAAAACCGCGATCCCCGCTTTGATGCAACCATCGCATACAATGGCTGTACCTGGCCACTGAGTAATAAAACCAACCGCAGACAATGGAACTACACAGGTATGACTGATGATAAAAGTAAACCCTGTGTAACGGGTTTCTATTGCCGCAAGAATTGTAATACGGCTACTATAAAGGATAATACCAAACTGGGTAAAACGGACTGGATAGAATTACGCCTGGGCGAAGTGATGCTGAACCTTGCAGAATGCGCCAATGCCACCGGTCGTACACAGGAAGCCTACGATATGCTGATCGCGCTACGCAAAAGAGCAGGTATCAATCCCGGGTCAGATAACATGTATGGTTTACAAACAGGTTTGTCACAGGAAGCACTGCGCACGGTGATCCTGAATGAGCGCCGTATAGAACTGGCCTTCGAAGGCAAACGTTACGATGACATGCGCCGCAATAAACTCTTCGACAAACTAAATGGCACTACAAGAAAGGTACTCACGATTGCCGTAAAAGCACCTTACACCGTAGCGATCCTTGAAAAAACAGACAGCGAAGGCATTATGCTGCGCGATAAGCTGGATATCAATGGCACTGACTATACCACTTATTTTACAGCAACAGTGGGTAACCTGGATACTCAGCAGCCTATAAATTATCCTTCGAATTATTATTTTTACGGTATACCTACTTCAAATATACAACGGAACCCATCGCTGGAACAGACACAAGGATGGAACAGCGGCACCTTTAATCCTTACGAATAA
- a CDS encoding DUF3826 domain-containing protein — protein sequence MKKYFILAAICFGHHAFAQYPTIPKAVQQVSDSMLDGAKKHADDMWQKALPIVTQEARNGKPYIPYASRPTDLPQASIPAFPGAEGGGAYTFGGRGGKVYVVTSLADDGPGTLRDACEQGGARTVIFNVAGIIHLKTPIILRAPYITIAGQTAPGDGVCVAGESFWIDTHDVVIRYMRFRRGETTVGRRDDALGGNPVGNIIIDHCSASWGLDENISLYRHMYNPGEGYQEEKLPTINITIQNCISSEALDTYNHAFGSTLGGENCAFIRNLWACNAGRNPSVGWFSVFNFVNNVVFNWKHRTVDGGDYRSQFNIINNYFKPGPVTPGDENVGHRIIKPESGRSKLKYQQFGRTYVTGNIMEGYDNITKNNWDGGVQVEDLPNAGQYMVDMKVDHPAPMPKMTILSANDAYQYVLDNAGATLPVRDPVDKRVVEQVRTGKIIYKDNTESKIGSEYIKRRLAPDSYKLGIIYDIAQVGGYPEYKGKPYKDADGDGIPDEWETKHGLNPKDASDAVKDKNGDGYTNIEDFLNDIKGDKKPYTMIINERVAKIVSTLGIDDDSKNDQVQSIIAQQYIDIKDNEGKKDTVLMRELHQHYLSRLSSVLTTEQVTKVKDGMTYSILPVTYNAYLDMLPNLTPAQQQQIMTWLIEARENAMDAGTSEQKHAVFGKYKGRINNYLSASGIDMKKAEADWKKRRNEK from the coding sequence ATGAAAAAGTATTTCATACTGGCAGCAATTTGTTTCGGGCATCATGCATTTGCTCAATATCCAACCATACCAAAAGCTGTACAGCAGGTAAGTGATTCCATGCTTGATGGTGCAAAGAAACATGCAGACGACATGTGGCAGAAAGCATTACCCATTGTGACACAGGAAGCGCGCAATGGCAAACCTTATATTCCATATGCTTCCCGGCCTACTGACCTGCCACAGGCAAGCATCCCCGCTTTTCCCGGAGCTGAGGGTGGTGGTGCATACACCTTTGGCGGTCGTGGCGGTAAAGTATATGTAGTAACAAGTCTGGCAGACGATGGACCCGGTACACTGCGTGATGCCTGTGAGCAGGGTGGCGCACGTACCGTGATATTCAACGTAGCTGGTATCATCCACTTGAAGACCCCCATTATCCTTCGGGCGCCCTATATCACCATTGCCGGCCAGACAGCCCCCGGTGATGGAGTTTGTGTAGCAGGCGAAAGCTTCTGGATCGACACCCATGATGTGGTGATCCGCTACATGCGCTTTCGCAGAGGCGAAACAACCGTAGGCCGTCGGGATGATGCACTGGGTGGAAATCCTGTGGGCAACATCATCATTGACCATTGCTCTGCCAGCTGGGGCCTGGATGAAAACATCTCCCTGTACCGGCATATGTACAACCCGGGGGAGGGTTATCAGGAAGAAAAACTGCCAACTATCAACATCACTATTCAGAACTGTATATCCTCCGAAGCATTGGATACATACAATCATGCTTTTGGTAGTACACTGGGTGGTGAAAACTGTGCTTTCATCCGCAACCTCTGGGCTTGTAATGCAGGACGTAACCCTTCAGTAGGTTGGTTCAGTGTGTTCAATTTTGTGAATAACGTAGTATTCAACTGGAAACATCGTACTGTAGATGGTGGCGATTATCGTTCACAGTTCAATATCATCAATAACTATTTCAAACCGGGTCCTGTTACGCCAGGAGATGAGAATGTAGGTCACCGTATTATTAAGCCAGAATCCGGCCGTAGCAAACTGAAATACCAGCAGTTTGGCAGAACATACGTAACCGGCAATATCATGGAAGGTTATGATAATATCACCAAAAACAACTGGGATGGCGGTGTACAGGTAGAAGACCTGCCAAATGCAGGCCAATATATGGTAGATATGAAAGTAGATCATCCCGCCCCAATGCCAAAGATGACGATCCTTTCTGCGAACGATGCTTATCAGTATGTATTGGACAATGCAGGTGCTACCCTGCCAGTGCGTGATCCTGTGGATAAAAGAGTGGTAGAACAGGTGCGTACCGGTAAGATCATTTACAAAGACAATACCGAGTCTAAAATTGGTAGTGAATATATCAAGCGCAGACTGGCGCCGGATTCGTACAAACTGGGCATTATCTATGACATTGCACAGGTAGGTGGTTATCCTGAATACAAAGGCAAACCTTACAAGGATGCTGATGGTGATGGTATCCCTGATGAGTGGGAAACCAAACATGGGCTGAATCCAAAAGATGCCAGCGATGCAGTGAAAGATAAAAATGGTGATGGCTATACCAATATCGAAGATTTTCTAAATGATATTAAAGGTGATAAGAAACCTTATACCATGATCATCAATGAGCGTGTCGCAAAGATCGTATCTACACTGGGTATTGATGATGATTCAAAGAATGATCAGGTACAGTCAATTATTGCACAGCAATATATAGATATCAAAGATAACGAAGGTAAAAAAGATACAGTGCTCATGCGTGAGCTGCACCAGCACTACCTGTCCAGACTGTCTTCCGTATTAACGACTGAGCAGGTCACAAAAGTAAAGGATGGGATGACTTACAGCATACTACCTGTCACTTACAATGCTTACCTGGATATGCTGCCTAACCTGACACCTGCGCAACAGCAACAGATCATGACATGGCTGATAGAAGCCCGTGAAAATGCAATGGATGCAGGTACATCTGAACAAAAACATGCAGTGTTCGGTAAGTACAAAGGTAGGATCAATAACTATTTATCAGCATCCGGTATTGATATGAAAAAAGCGGAAGCAGACTGGAAGAAACGTAGGAATGAAAAATAA
- a CDS encoding DUF6298 domain-containing protein — protein sequence MKNKILWMLACCMSLTATAQQKIQPPVSVSKEGRLVYTPDALGNRIPDYSYCGYMGGDSTIPDVPARIVVPVGGDIQAAIDQVAAGGGAVLLEKGTYQVFGSLHINTGNVVLRGSGPETILLGAGTDRAPLIRVAGVNNKRYSTTVNIIDAYVPVNATTITVAQSVFKTGDRVEISRPCTKAWIAQLGTEHFGGGITALGWKPNERVIHWDRKVLAVHGNQVTLDAPLTTALDTTYGIATITAYQWPGQITHVGVENLRCISAVDEKRPKDEDHRWMGITIENATDSWVRQVSFEHFAGSAVAIWETAGRITVEDCISLAPVSEIGGQRRNTFFTAGQQTLFQRIYAQYGYHDFGVGYCAGGPNAFVQCESWMPFSYSGTLDSWASGVLLDNVQVTGQALGFPDRGQDGQGAGWSAANSMLWQCAAAKIICPAPPGAMNWSFGAWAQFQGDGYWNSSNEYINPRSLYYAQLADRLGKDVSDRARLMPATSEASSSPSPQQAAELIAQSKEPALTLLEWITKQKTIEVNTKGIKVAPVKKNELVRANADVIHIQNGRILKNNQLLTGGRHEEPWWRGGIRPEDAREAVPALTRFVPGRTGTGFTDDLDSVVNWMQQKNIIAFDHNYGLWYERRRDDHERVLRIDGDVWPPFYEQPFARSGEGTAWDGLSKYDITKYNTWYWTRLQQFASKGMVLIHENYFQHNIIEAGAHYADFPWRPANNVNNTGFPEPPPYAGGKRIFMAAQFYDTTHPVRRALHQAYIRQCMESLRNYSNVIQLIGAEFTGPLHFVQFWANTIDAYKKEHASSCIIGLSTTKDVQDSILQNPAYSHVIDLIDIRYWHYQQDGNAYAPQGGQNLAPRQHARLLKPKKASEEMVYKAVREYRGKYPEKAVIYSADSYDRFGWAVLMAGGSLPDIPVIEVPGFLTAAADMQPVDIPGAMALKNTANEYIIYCNTTTEITVDAGVKGTARWINAKDGHLISNKKISSFKFHNPQQSPAVLWISHK from the coding sequence ATGAAAAATAAGATCTTATGGATGCTGGCATGTTGTATGTCTCTTACAGCAACGGCACAGCAAAAAATACAACCACCGGTATCGGTGAGTAAAGAAGGGCGTCTGGTGTATACACCAGACGCCTTAGGCAATCGTATACCTGACTATTCCTATTGTGGATATATGGGTGGGGATAGTACGATTCCGGATGTGCCTGCACGGATAGTGGTACCTGTAGGTGGTGATATACAGGCAGCGATCGATCAGGTAGCTGCTGGTGGTGGTGCTGTGTTACTTGAAAAAGGTACTTATCAGGTGTTTGGCTCTTTGCACATCAATACTGGGAATGTTGTACTGAGAGGCAGTGGGCCTGAAACCATTTTGCTGGGAGCAGGTACAGACCGTGCACCACTCATTCGCGTCGCTGGTGTGAATAATAAGCGCTACAGTACAACTGTAAATATCATCGATGCCTATGTGCCTGTGAATGCAACTACGATTACGGTAGCACAATCTGTTTTCAAAACAGGAGATAGGGTGGAAATCAGCCGTCCCTGTACAAAAGCATGGATCGCACAATTAGGTACGGAACATTTTGGCGGAGGCATTACGGCCTTGGGCTGGAAGCCTAACGAGCGCGTGATTCACTGGGATCGCAAAGTACTGGCTGTTCATGGCAATCAGGTCACACTGGATGCACCTTTGACCACGGCACTGGATACGACCTACGGGATTGCTACCATTACGGCTTACCAATGGCCGGGGCAGATTACACATGTGGGGGTGGAAAACCTCCGTTGTATATCTGCTGTTGATGAAAAACGACCCAAAGACGAAGATCATCGCTGGATGGGTATTACCATCGAAAATGCGACAGATAGCTGGGTCAGACAGGTCTCATTTGAACATTTTGCCGGTTCAGCAGTGGCCATATGGGAAACTGCGGGTCGTATTACGGTAGAAGATTGTATCTCATTAGCGCCTGTGAGTGAAATTGGGGGGCAGCGCAGGAATACCTTTTTTACTGCCGGTCAGCAAACGCTTTTTCAGCGCATCTATGCACAATATGGCTATCATGATTTTGGAGTAGGCTATTGTGCTGGCGGGCCTAATGCATTTGTACAATGTGAATCCTGGATGCCGTTTAGTTATAGCGGTACATTAGATAGCTGGGCCTCCGGCGTATTGCTGGATAATGTGCAGGTGACAGGGCAGGCATTGGGTTTTCCGGATAGAGGGCAGGATGGACAGGGTGCTGGCTGGTCAGCAGCGAATAGTATGCTCTGGCAATGTGCGGCTGCAAAGATCATTTGTCCTGCACCACCCGGGGCCATGAACTGGTCATTTGGCGCCTGGGCACAGTTTCAGGGCGATGGGTATTGGAATAGTTCCAATGAATACATCAATCCACGTAGTTTGTATTATGCACAGCTGGCAGACCGGTTGGGTAAGGATGTATCGGATAGAGCGAGGTTGATGCCTGCTACATCGGAGGCTTCAAGTAGTCCATCACCCCAGCAGGCGGCGGAACTGATTGCGCAGTCAAAGGAGCCGGCATTAACATTACTGGAATGGATCACAAAACAAAAAACGATCGAAGTCAATACAAAAGGAATTAAGGTAGCGCCTGTCAAAAAAAATGAATTGGTGCGTGCCAATGCTGATGTTATCCACATTCAAAATGGAAGAATACTAAAAAATAACCAGCTACTTACGGGAGGCCGTCATGAAGAACCCTGGTGGCGGGGTGGTATCCGTCCTGAAGATGCAAGAGAAGCCGTACCTGCACTCACCCGTTTTGTACCCGGCCGCACCGGTACTGGTTTTACAGATGACCTGGATAGCGTAGTCAACTGGATGCAACAAAAGAACATCATTGCTTTTGATCACAATTACGGTCTCTGGTATGAGAGAAGAAGAGATGATCATGAACGGGTATTGCGCATAGATGGCGATGTATGGCCTCCATTCTATGAACAGCCTTTTGCACGCAGTGGTGAAGGCACAGCATGGGATGGACTCAGCAAATATGATATCACCAAATACAATACCTGGTACTGGACCCGTTTACAACAGTTTGCATCCAAAGGCATGGTATTGATTCACGAGAATTACTTCCAGCACAATATTATCGAAGCCGGTGCGCACTATGCAGATTTTCCATGGCGCCCTGCGAATAATGTGAATAATACAGGTTTTCCGGAACCACCACCATATGCAGGTGGCAAGCGCATCTTCATGGCTGCACAGTTTTATGATACGACTCATCCGGTACGTCGTGCCTTGCATCAGGCCTATATTCGGCAGTGTATGGAGAGCCTGCGTAACTACAGCAATGTGATACAGCTGATTGGTGCAGAGTTTACCGGGCCTTTGCACTTTGTGCAATTCTGGGCCAATACCATTGATGCGTATAAAAAGGAACATGCATCCTCCTGTATCATAGGTCTCAGCACAACAAAGGATGTACAGGATTCCATTCTGCAAAATCCTGCTTATTCACATGTTATTGACCTGATAGATATTCGCTACTGGCATTATCAGCAGGATGGTAATGCATATGCTCCACAGGGTGGGCAGAACCTGGCCCCCCGTCAGCACGCACGGTTGCTAAAACCTAAAAAGGCCAGTGAAGAAATGGTGTACAAAGCAGTGCGTGAATACAGGGGGAAATATCCTGAGAAAGCAGTCATTTACTCAGCAGACAGTTACGATCGTTTTGGGTGGGCGGTATTGATGGCAGGAGGCTCCCTGCCGGATATTCCTGTAATAGAGGTGCCCGGTTTCTTAACAGCCGCTGCTGATATGCAACCTGTAGATATACCCGGTGCAATGGCGCTGAAGAATACGGCAAACGAATACATCATTTACTGTAATACAACTACAGAAATAACAGTAGATGCAGGTGTAAAGGGCACTGCCCGCTGGATAAATGCAAAGGATGGACACCTGATCAGTAACAAAAAGATCAGTAGCTTTAAATTCCATAACCCACAACAGTCTCCCGCTGTGTTATGGATAAGCCACAAATAG
- a CDS encoding glycoside hydrolase family 140 protein produces the protein MKWNTLLYVLLLPFLTYGQSKTLTLKVSKDGHFFQTSDGQPFFWLGDTGWLLFTNLNESEVDHYLADRQQKGFNVIQVMLLPKLAAVNQKGDSALLKNNIAEPQKKYFDFVATVVDKAAAKGLYLALVPVWGSPVKEGKVSPAAAATYAHFLATRFHDKKNIIWLNGGDIKGSDSSTVWNAIGNTLHKEDSVHLMTFHPRGRAQSSDWFHHAAWLNFNMFQSGHQRYNQDTTKRKYGEDNFRYVQADYKRTPAKPVLDGEPSYESIPQGLHDPKEPYWSDKDVRRYAYWSVFAGGAGFTYGHNSVIQFHKAKEKGVYGVREVYTDALNAPGAGQMKYLKQLLLSRSYFDRVPDQSLLAKDTGTQHQRILATRGKTYAFYYTATGRSIPVQLGKIEAGYIKASWYDPRTGYTSRIGTFPNKGVKVFDPPGKEEEGNDWVLILDRS, from the coding sequence ATGAAATGGAATACACTGTTATACGTATTATTACTCCCGTTCCTCACTTACGGGCAAAGTAAAACCCTGACACTGAAGGTCTCAAAGGATGGGCACTTTTTTCAGACATCTGATGGGCAGCCTTTCTTCTGGTTAGGAGATACCGGTTGGTTATTGTTCACTAACCTGAATGAGTCGGAGGTAGATCATTATCTGGCCGATCGCCAGCAGAAAGGATTCAATGTGATCCAGGTGATGCTGTTGCCAAAGCTGGCCGCCGTGAATCAAAAAGGAGATTCCGCATTGTTGAAAAACAATATTGCTGAACCTCAGAAAAAGTACTTCGATTTCGTAGCAACTGTCGTTGACAAAGCTGCGGCCAAAGGACTCTACCTGGCATTGGTGCCGGTATGGGGTTCGCCTGTCAAAGAAGGCAAGGTGTCACCAGCCGCTGCCGCTACTTATGCCCACTTCCTCGCTACCCGTTTTCATGATAAAAAGAACATTATCTGGCTGAATGGTGGCGATATCAAAGGCAGTGATTCTTCTACGGTATGGAATGCTATTGGCAATACCCTGCACAAAGAAGACTCCGTACACCTGATGACCTTTCATCCGAGAGGCCGTGCCCAATCTTCCGACTGGTTCCATCATGCAGCCTGGCTGAATTTTAATATGTTTCAGTCCGGCCACCAGCGCTATAACCAGGATACGACAAAAAGAAAATACGGCGAAGATAATTTCAGGTATGTACAGGCAGATTATAAACGTACACCTGCAAAACCAGTATTGGATGGAGAACCATCCTACGAAAGTATTCCACAGGGATTGCATGATCCGAAAGAGCCTTACTGGTCAGATAAGGATGTGCGTCGTTATGCCTACTGGTCTGTATTTGCCGGTGGTGCCGGGTTTACTTATGGACATAATTCAGTGATACAGTTTCACAAAGCAAAAGAGAAAGGTGTATATGGTGTAAGAGAAGTGTATACAGATGCACTCAATGCACCGGGTGCGGGTCAGATGAAATACCTGAAACAATTATTGCTCTCCCGTTCCTACTTTGATCGTGTACCTGATCAGTCATTGCTGGCAAAGGATACGGGTACGCAGCATCAGCGTATTCTGGCAACAAGAGGAAAGACATATGCCTTCTATTATACGGCTACTGGTCGCAGTATTCCTGTACAGTTAGGAAAGATTGAAGCGGGTTATATCAAAGCATCGTGGTATGATCCACGCACCGGGTATACATCCCGGATAGGTACATTTCCAAACAAAGGCGTGAAAGTCTTTGACCCACCCGGTAAGGAAGAAGAAGGAAATGACTGGGTATTGATTTTAGACAGGTCTTAA
- a CDS encoding glycoside hydrolase family 43 protein — protein MRPILLLLIICMACRSGKDVYLFTSFREPGLDGLHLLYSHNGYNWTDIPGSFLTPAIGGKNMRDPSIQQGPDGIFHLVWTSAWKGDKGFGYASSKDLIHWSDERYIPVMEHEPTAVNVWAPELFYDDENNQFLIIWSTTIPSRFPKGTEEEHNNHRLYYTTTRDFVTFSPAKLFFDPGYSVIDGTIVKEANHRYVLVVKDNTRPERDIKVAFSEHATGPYQAISAPFTDKLTEGPSATKVGKEWLIYYDNYGTHHYGAIKTIDFKSFTDISAKVSLPTGHKHGTIFKTTKKVLKGLLAQTK, from the coding sequence ATGCGACCTATATTGTTACTACTTATTATCTGTATGGCCTGCCGCTCCGGAAAAGATGTGTACCTCTTCACATCTTTCCGGGAGCCCGGCCTGGATGGCCTTCATTTGTTATATAGCCACAATGGCTATAACTGGACGGACATTCCCGGCTCATTCCTTACACCAGCAATAGGAGGAAAGAACATGCGGGACCCCAGTATTCAGCAAGGCCCTGATGGCATATTTCACCTTGTATGGACCAGTGCCTGGAAAGGTGATAAAGGCTTTGGCTATGCGAGCTCCAAAGACCTGATCCATTGGTCAGACGAACGATATATACCCGTGATGGAACATGAACCCACAGCTGTAAATGTCTGGGCGCCAGAACTCTTTTATGATGATGAAAATAACCAGTTCCTCATCATCTGGAGTACCACCATTCCCAGTCGTTTTCCCAAAGGTACCGAAGAAGAACACAACAACCACCGGCTGTATTATACCACCACCCGGGATTTCGTGACCTTTTCACCTGCAAAGCTCTTCTTTGACCCTGGCTACAGTGTGATAGACGGTACGATCGTAAAAGAAGCGAACCACAGGTATGTGCTGGTGGTAAAAGACAACACACGCCCTGAAAGGGATATTAAGGTTGCCTTCAGTGAGCATGCTACAGGTCCATATCAGGCGATTTCAGCTCCTTTTACAGATAAACTGACTGAAGGTCCATCCGCAACCAAAGTAGGGAAGGAATGGCTTATTTATTACGATAACTATGGCACACACCATTACGGCGCAATAAAAACAATCGATTTCAAAAGCTTTACCGATATCTCAGCCAAAGTCTCACTGCCAACCGGACATAAACACGGCACCATATTCAAAACCACGAAAAAGGTCCTGAAAGGACTTTTAGCCCAAACCAAATAA